A single region of the Salipaludibacillus sp. LMS25 genome encodes:
- a CDS encoding nucleotide pyrophosphohydrolase: MERNVMYNMAEKSMADMQQEVHAYISQFKEGYFSPLAMMARLTEEMGELAREINHFYGEKPKKQSEEAKTMEQEIGDVLFVMICLANSLDINLEESFRLVMTKFQNRDKDRWTKIDESEETT, encoded by the coding sequence ATGGAAAGGAACGTGATGTATAACATGGCAGAAAAGTCTATGGCCGACATGCAACAAGAGGTTCATGCTTACATATCGCAATTTAAAGAGGGCTATTTTTCACCGTTAGCTATGATGGCGAGACTAACAGAAGAAATGGGTGAATTAGCGAGAGAAATAAACCATTTTTACGGAGAGAAACCTAAGAAACAATCTGAAGAAGCTAAGACGATGGAACAGGAAATTGGAGATGTTTTATTTGTCATGATTTGCTTGGCAAATTCGTTAGACATTAATCTTGAAGAATCTTTCCGTCTTGTGATGACTAAGTTTCAAAATAGGGACAAGGATCGCTGGACTAAAATTGACGAATCGGAGGAGACGACATGA
- the dapB gene encoding 4-hydroxy-tetrahydrodipicolinate reductase, translating to MINIVIAGPRGNMGKEAVKMVTKELGFRLTAVVDRKYNGFQMKDVEEMEDLDVPVFEDMAECFQQVTCDVLVDLTSPESGKKHMLIAFDYGVRPVVGTTGFTEEDIKELSQIAEEKELGAIIAPNFAIGAILLMKFSQQAAKYLSDVEIIEQHHDRKLDAPSGTAVKTAELISEVRETKQQGHPNETEQLKGARGANYEGMRIHSVRLPGLVAHQEVIFGGEGQSLKLRHDSFNRASFMPGVKLACETVLSLPGLVYGLEQIID from the coding sequence ATGATAAATATTGTAATAGCAGGCCCCCGTGGAAACATGGGCAAAGAGGCGGTAAAAATGGTTACAAAAGAGCTCGGCTTCCGATTAACGGCTGTCGTTGATCGGAAGTATAATGGTTTTCAAATGAAAGACGTAGAAGAAATGGAAGATCTTGATGTTCCTGTGTTTGAAGATATGGCAGAGTGTTTTCAACAAGTGACATGTGATGTTCTCGTTGATTTAACGAGTCCGGAATCAGGTAAGAAACATATGCTTATTGCTTTTGATTACGGTGTGAGACCTGTAGTAGGGACGACAGGATTTACAGAAGAGGACATTAAAGAACTCTCTCAAATAGCTGAAGAAAAAGAATTAGGTGCTATTATCGCCCCTAACTTTGCTATCGGAGCGATCTTATTAATGAAATTTTCTCAACAGGCAGCGAAGTATCTTTCAGATGTAGAAATAATTGAACAGCATCATGATCGGAAACTAGATGCACCTTCAGGAACTGCAGTTAAAACAGCAGAACTCATTTCGGAAGTGAGAGAAACGAAACAACAAGGCCATCCAAATGAAACAGAGCAACTTAAAGGAGCTCGTGGTGCCAATTATGAGGGGATGCGTATCCATAGTGTTCGCTTGCCAGGACTCGTAGCACATCAAGAGGTTATTTTTGGTGGTGAAGGTCAATCACTAAAGTTACGGCATGATTCATTTAATCGAGCATCATTTATGCCAGGGGTAAAATTAGCGTGTGAGACAGTGTTGTCATTACCGGGACTCGTTTATGGTTTAGAACAGATTATTGACTAG
- a CDS encoding methylglyoxal synthase, which yields MNITFIAHDKKKDDIVRFAMAYEKVLASHELFSTGTTGKRIMAETSLKIHRFKSGPLGGDQQVGALIAENKMDLVIFFKDPLTAQPHEPDISALIRLCDVYTIPLATNMATAEILLSGLQRGEFKWREIIKEEKRHDEL from the coding sequence ATGAATATAACGTTTATTGCCCATGATAAAAAGAAAGATGATATTGTTCGCTTTGCGATGGCTTATGAAAAAGTATTGGCAAGTCACGAGCTTTTTTCCACGGGAACGACAGGAAAGAGAATTATGGCGGAAACGTCTTTAAAGATTCATCGATTCAAATCAGGCCCATTAGGTGGAGATCAGCAAGTAGGTGCGCTTATAGCAGAGAATAAGATGGACTTAGTCATATTTTTTAAAGACCCTCTCACTGCCCAACCTCATGAGCCTGATATTTCGGCGCTTATAAGGCTGTGCGATGTGTATACCATTCCTTTAGCAACCAATATGGCGACTGCCGAGATTTTATTATCAGGTTTGCAACGTGGTGAATTTAAATGGCGGGAAATAATTAAAGAGGAAAAGCGTCATGATGAGCTTTAA
- the bshB1 gene encoding bacillithiol biosynthesis deacetylase BshB1, with amino-acid sequence MMSFNYDIMAVGAHPDDVEIGMGGTIAKYSRLDKKVVIINLTEAELSSNGTVETRQKEAEKACERLGVQTRVQLRFPDRGLLESRQKAIDEIVKLIRHYRPRLVFAPFHQDRHPDHGHCGDICREAVFSATIKKYLPQESNDRFQVQALYYYQINGSSQPDFLIDISDDKETKYSALACFKSQFNNETNSLKTPLNSGYIDLLQAREQLLGSEAGTIAAEGFFCEKPPLIHDLLGDIIK; translated from the coding sequence ATGATGAGCTTTAATTACGATATCATGGCTGTCGGTGCCCATCCAGACGATGTAGAAATCGGAATGGGTGGCACGATAGCAAAATATTCACGCCTAGATAAAAAAGTGGTAATTATCAATTTAACTGAAGCCGAACTATCTTCAAATGGCACTGTTGAAACCCGGCAAAAAGAGGCAGAAAAAGCGTGTGAACGACTAGGGGTACAGACACGGGTCCAACTTCGATTTCCTGATAGGGGCCTTTTAGAATCTCGCCAAAAGGCTATCGATGAGATAGTGAAATTAATAAGGCATTATAGGCCAAGGCTCGTGTTTGCGCCATTCCACCAAGATCGTCATCCTGATCATGGACACTGTGGTGATATATGTCGAGAAGCTGTTTTCTCTGCTACTATAAAAAAATATTTGCCACAAGAATCCAATGATCGCTTTCAAGTACAAGCTTTATATTATTATCAAATTAACGGTAGCTCACAACCAGACTTTCTTATTGATATTAGCGATGATAAAGAAACGAAGTATAGCGCATTAGCATGCTTTAAGAGCCAATTTAATAACGAGACTAATTCACTCAAAACACCTTTGAATTCAGGATATATAGACTTATTGCAAGCGAGAGAACAACTTTTAGGTTCTGAAGCGGGCACCATTGCAGCAGAAGGTTTTTTTTGTGAAAAACCACCACTTATTCATGATCTGTTAGGAGACATAATAAAATGA
- the bshA gene encoding N-acetyl-alpha-D-glucosaminyl L-malate synthase BshA, which translates to MTYKIGITCYPTVGGSGVVATELGKALAEKGHQIHFITSSLPFRLDEQKANIYFHEVAVNQYSVFRYPPYDLALASKMAEIIKCQNLDILHVHYAIPHAISAYLAKEMVDREVKIVTTLHGTDITVLGYDPSLSDMIKFGIEKSDAVTAVSRDLIAQTKSLLHIHRSISPIYNFVDERIYYPRQTDELRKSFQIDPDVNVLSHVSNFRKVKRVQDVVRVFEKVQQTAKSVLILIGEGPELPIVKELVKNLNLSDVVFFLGNQKRVADIMSMSDVKLVLSEKESFGLVILEAMACGVPVIGTNIGGIPEVIEDGKSGFICEVGDIESIAARTLYLLKNPLVRQKMSQEAIKRATVTFHQKRIVADYEKIYHNVLKELG; encoded by the coding sequence ATGACCTATAAAATCGGGATTACATGCTATCCTACTGTAGGGGGATCGGGAGTAGTAGCAACTGAATTGGGGAAAGCATTAGCTGAAAAAGGCCATCAAATACATTTTATTACGTCTAGCTTACCATTTCGACTTGATGAGCAAAAAGCAAATATTTATTTCCACGAAGTTGCCGTTAATCAATATTCTGTTTTTCGTTATCCTCCATATGACCTAGCTTTGGCAAGTAAAATGGCTGAAATAATAAAGTGTCAAAACCTTGATATACTACATGTCCACTATGCTATCCCTCATGCTATCAGTGCCTATTTAGCAAAAGAGATGGTTGACCGCGAAGTGAAAATAGTGACGACGCTACACGGGACTGATATTACAGTGCTAGGTTATGACCCTTCTTTATCGGATATGATTAAGTTTGGAATCGAAAAATCTGATGCTGTTACCGCCGTTTCCCGTGACTTAATAGCCCAAACAAAATCTCTTTTACATATTCACCGATCGATATCACCGATCTATAATTTCGTCGATGAACGAATCTACTATCCACGACAAACGGATGAGTTGAGGAAATCTTTTCAAATAGATCCAGATGTTAACGTACTTTCACATGTCTCAAACTTCCGTAAAGTTAAACGTGTACAAGATGTGGTACGTGTTTTTGAAAAGGTACAGCAAACGGCGAAATCTGTCTTAATATTAATCGGGGAAGGCCCAGAATTACCGATCGTTAAAGAACTTGTGAAAAATTTAAACCTCTCAGACGTCGTATTTTTTCTCGGTAATCAAAAAAGAGTTGCAGATATTATGTCCATGAGTGATGTGAAATTGGTACTTTCTGAAAAAGAGAGCTTTGGACTTGTTATTTTGGAAGCGATGGCGTGTGGCGTCCCGGTCATAGGGACGAATATAGGAGGCATTCCGGAAGTTATTGAGGATGGTAAAAGTGGTTTTATTTGCGAAGTTGGGGATATTGAGAGTATTGCCGCTCGCACCCTTTATCTACTAAAAAATCCTCTGGTGAGACAGAAAATGTCTCAGGAAGCAATAAAGCGAGCAACTGTCACATTTCATCAAAAGCGAATTGTGGCTGATTATGAGAAAATTTATCATAATGTATTGAAAGAGCTGGGTTAA
- a CDS encoding CCA tRNA nucleotidyltransferase, translating into MNGKEAAHDVITKLETAGFSAFIVGGAVRDYCMGVINRDIDVATSANVEDIQSIFTKTIDVGIKHGTLIVPIKGIPVEVSAFRGRTLEEDLAKRDFTINAMAIGRDGQLIDPFGGKDDIHKRRLKTIHNKETPFIEDPIRLLRAVRFALTLDLTIDDRTQTHINHHVNLIHNTAVERMASEIRKMYKPVMKREDWERLLSQRLIAELPFVFKVEQLTHVLRHYKESTLFNTPLAWWAYVLYHSSRDNTQRALNFYKGSKELSKNVLSIQESVNHYFQHGWEGWDLYQLGKERLHIAMSLLNDLTKGNFNPSFWKRNYLKLPIKNKQDMAIDGKVLLGHYPHLTGRELGNLLNQLERDIVAGVICNQAKQLLVRVEEVLSK; encoded by the coding sequence ATGAACGGAAAAGAAGCTGCTCATGACGTTATAACAAAATTAGAAACAGCAGGCTTCTCTGCCTTCATAGTTGGTGGGGCTGTCAGAGATTATTGTATGGGTGTCATAAATCGGGACATAGATGTCGCTACGTCAGCCAACGTGGAGGACATTCAATCCATTTTTACGAAAACAATTGATGTGGGCATTAAGCATGGAACGTTAATTGTCCCGATTAAGGGGATACCTGTGGAAGTAAGTGCCTTTAGAGGTCGGACTCTCGAAGAAGATTTGGCAAAGAGAGACTTTACTATAAATGCCATGGCAATTGGACGAGATGGGCAACTGATTGACCCTTTTGGTGGAAAGGATGATATACACAAACGGCGATTAAAAACGATACATAATAAGGAAACACCGTTTATTGAAGATCCCATCCGCTTATTAAGAGCGGTGAGATTTGCCTTAACATTGGATCTCACTATTGATGATAGAACCCAAACGCATATTAATCATCACGTGAATTTAATTCATAATACGGCCGTTGAAAGAATGGCTAGTGAGATTAGAAAAATGTATAAGCCTGTCATGAAGAGAGAGGATTGGGAGCGACTGCTTTCCCAGCGATTAATAGCAGAATTACCATTTGTTTTTAAAGTAGAACAACTAACCCATGTATTAAGGCATTATAAAGAGTCTACACTTTTTAATACGCCTTTAGCTTGGTGGGCATATGTCCTATATCATTCATCTCGTGATAACACACAACGTGCTCTGAATTTTTATAAGGGATCTAAAGAGCTTTCTAAAAACGTGTTGAGCATTCAAGAGTCGGTCAATCATTATTTTCAGCATGGGTGGGAAGGCTGGGACTTGTATCAGTTAGGTAAAGAACGTCTTCATATTGCTATGTCTCTTCTTAATGATTTAACAAAAGGGAACTTTAACCCATCATTTTGGAAAAGGAACTATTTAAAGTTGCCGATAAAAAACAAACAAGATATGGCTATAGATGGTAAAGTGCTCCTCGGGCATTACCCTCATTTGACAGGTAGGGAATTAGGCAACTTATTGAATCAGTTGGAAAGAGACATTGTTGCCGGTGTTATATGTAATCAAGCTAAACAGTTGTTAGTAAGAGTAGAAGAGGTGTTGAGTAAATGA
- a CDS encoding biotin--[acetyl-CoA-carboxylase] ligase, giving the protein MKGQVLKLLREHNTTFLSGEKMSRLLGCSRTAIWKHIAALRKEGYEIIASQNKGYQLKETGPMLSEHDILSYLSDDSLFTNVMFYRSVNSTQIAAQKHVSDGMTHGTLVVADEQKNGKGRLGRTWSSEKGLGVWMSLIVKPDIAFEQAPQLTLLTAVAVTRAIEKMSDVEITIKWPNDLLINGKKVCGILTEMQADTDRLLSVIIGIGLNVNHQKFPDPLTDIATSLFVETGKTYHRAQLIGTILDEFTKLYHIYLEDGFTIIKPLWEAHASSIGKRIKARTVTAVIEGKALGINNDGVLLLKDEAGKLHKIYSADIEGQ; this is encoded by the coding sequence ATGAAGGGGCAAGTACTTAAACTGCTAAGAGAACATAATACCACTTTCCTCTCAGGTGAAAAGATGAGTCGATTGCTAGGGTGTAGTAGAACGGCTATTTGGAAACATATCGCTGCACTACGCAAGGAAGGCTATGAGATTATTGCTAGCCAAAACAAGGGCTATCAACTTAAAGAGACGGGACCAATGTTAAGTGAACATGACATCTTGTCGTACCTATCTGATGACTCATTATTTACGAACGTTATGTTTTATCGGTCCGTTAACTCAACTCAAATAGCGGCACAAAAACATGTGAGTGATGGTATGACTCACGGTACGTTAGTTGTTGCTGATGAACAAAAAAATGGTAAGGGAAGGCTTGGTAGGACATGGAGCTCTGAAAAGGGACTAGGGGTCTGGATGAGTTTAATCGTCAAACCTGACATTGCTTTTGAACAAGCGCCACAACTTACACTTTTAACCGCGGTTGCTGTAACGCGTGCTATTGAAAAAATGTCTGACGTCGAGATAACAATTAAATGGCCTAATGATCTTTTAATCAATGGAAAGAAAGTGTGTGGTATTCTGACGGAAATGCAGGCAGACACTGATCGGTTATTATCGGTTATTATTGGCATTGGTTTAAATGTTAACCACCAGAAATTTCCCGACCCTTTAACGGATATAGCCACATCTCTTTTTGTTGAAACAGGTAAAACCTATCATCGTGCCCAGCTGATAGGTACGATATTAGATGAATTCACTAAACTTTACCATATTTATCTCGAGGATGGTTTCACTATCATTAAACCGTTATGGGAAGCTCATGCATCGTCTATAGGGAAGAGAATAAAAGCAAGAACTGTTACGGCTGTCATTGAAGGTAAAGCATTAGGGATTAATAATGACGGCGTCTTACTTTTGAAAGATGAAGCTGGCAAGCTACATAAAATATATTCTGCCGATATAGAGGGCCAGTAA
- the panB gene encoding 3-methyl-2-oxobutanoate hydroxymethyltransferase, whose amino-acid sequence MKTTKDFKKMKKDGEPIVMVTAYDAPAAGIAETADVDCLLVGDSLGMVVLGYESTVPVTLDDMVHHTKAVKRGARETFVITDMPFLTYHSSRSETVNNARRLVQEAGAHAIKLEGNGDVITYTKHLVDAGVPVVNHLGLTPQSVGVFGGYHVQGKQESDAERLKDDAIKTEEAGACMLVLECVPESLAQQISQLLTIPVIGIGAGRFTDGQVLVYHDIIGYNDGHVPKFVKQYANINETAKNAITQFSSDVKKRHFPEHVHVFQPLEKTVSHLYGKGDTT is encoded by the coding sequence ATGAAAACCACAAAAGACTTTAAAAAGATGAAAAAAGATGGCGAGCCAATCGTGATGGTAACAGCGTATGATGCGCCAGCAGCGGGGATAGCTGAAACCGCGGATGTCGATTGTTTACTCGTTGGGGATTCTCTCGGAATGGTTGTATTAGGTTATGAATCCACAGTACCTGTCACATTGGATGATATGGTGCATCATACGAAAGCAGTTAAACGAGGAGCTCGTGAGACATTTGTTATAACTGATATGCCTTTCCTCACCTATCATTCGTCACGATCAGAAACAGTTAATAACGCTCGAAGATTAGTTCAAGAAGCAGGGGCTCATGCTATTAAGCTGGAAGGTAACGGTGACGTCATTACTTATACGAAACATCTTGTTGATGCTGGCGTTCCTGTTGTCAATCATTTAGGTTTAACTCCTCAATCAGTAGGTGTATTTGGTGGCTATCATGTTCAAGGAAAACAAGAAAGTGATGCTGAGAGATTAAAGGATGATGCCATTAAAACAGAAGAAGCAGGTGCATGTATGCTCGTCCTTGAATGTGTCCCCGAATCATTAGCTCAACAAATTTCTCAGCTATTAACGATTCCTGTTATCGGTATAGGGGCCGGGAGATTTACTGATGGTCAAGTGCTCGTTTACCACGATATTATCGGTTATAATGACGGCCATGTACCGAAATTTGTAAAACAATATGCCAATATAAATGAAACAGCTAAAAACGCCATAACTCAATTCAGCTCCGATGTAAAAAAGAGACATTTCCCTGAACACGTACATGTCTTTCAACCGCTAGAAAAGACTGTTTCACACCTCTACGGTAAAGGTGATACGACATGA
- the panC gene encoding pantoate--beta-alanine ligase, translating into MMKHINNITGMKEEIAQLKAAKKTIGFVPTMGSLHEGHLQLVEKATQQVDVVIMSIFVNPLQFGENEDFDTYPRDLANDLQLAKQHGVHQVFTPTADDMYPNTMSVTMNVQRGADILCGSSRPGHFDGVATVVMKLFNIIEPDVAYFGMKDAQQVAIIKQMVADYHLNVTIVPIPTVREEDGLAMSSRNVNLSHMERQEAPHIYKTLAEAKSKALQGHFKTVAQLEEWVNHTLKKRLVLGKVDYIYFLKFPSLTRPSTIAGSAILATAVHYEKTRLIDNVTWEQ; encoded by the coding sequence ATGATGAAACATATTAATAATATCACGGGGATGAAAGAAGAAATTGCTCAACTAAAAGCAGCCAAAAAAACAATTGGGTTTGTACCTACAATGGGCTCTTTGCATGAAGGACATTTACAGCTCGTAGAAAAAGCGACACAACAGGTAGATGTTGTCATAATGAGCATCTTTGTGAATCCTCTCCAGTTTGGCGAAAATGAGGATTTCGATACTTACCCAAGAGACCTAGCAAACGATCTCCAGTTAGCTAAGCAGCATGGGGTTCATCAGGTATTCACCCCTACAGCAGATGACATGTACCCTAACACAATGAGTGTTACGATGAATGTGCAAAGAGGAGCAGATATCCTGTGTGGTTCCAGTAGACCTGGACACTTTGATGGTGTAGCCACAGTCGTTATGAAACTATTTAATATTATAGAACCTGACGTGGCTTATTTTGGAATGAAAGATGCTCAGCAGGTGGCTATTATAAAGCAAATGGTAGCTGACTATCATTTAAATGTCACCATTGTACCTATCCCTACTGTAAGGGAAGAAGATGGGCTAGCGATGAGTTCGCGTAACGTCAATTTGTCACACATGGAAAGACAGGAAGCACCTCACATTTATAAAACACTTGCTGAAGCGAAAAGTAAGGCGCTACAAGGACACTTTAAAACGGTGGCTCAGCTTGAGGAATGGGTAAATCACACACTGAAAAAACGTCTCGTGTTAGGCAAAGTAGATTACATTTATTTTCTGAAATTTCCGTCCTTAACCCGTCCGAGCACTATTGCAGGGAGTGCCATACTAGCTACGGCTGTTCACTATGAAAAGACGAGACTTATTGATAATGTAACGTGGGAACAATGA